In Chloroflexota bacterium, the sequence ATACCCCGGCCTCCCTCAAGCCGCGGACAATGCGCTTAGCATGGAGAGGCAGAGGCTGGAACAGGAGCTGGCTGGTATTGAGCGCCGGCGAAAACGCATCTTTGATCGCCTGGCCGAAGTCCAGAGCTCGATGGAGAAGCTGGNNNNNNNNNNATTGTGGGCATCTACCGAACCATCCAGCACCTTCAGCGCCTTGGCTACCATTATGCAGCCCCGAATAGTGGGGGCGAACTCGCATACCCCGGCCTCCCTCAAGCCGCGGACAATGCGCACGATCCTCTCGGCCTCGCTTCGCGCCAGCCCGGACTTGGCCTCGGTTATGGCCACCTCCGTTTCCTCGTCAAAGTGGTCCAGGTCCAGGGTCACCATCCTGTCCCGCAGAGCGTCCTGGCTGCGGTAGACGCCAGCGTACTCCTCGGGATTGCTGGTGAAGATGGCCGTGAAGTCGGGGTGGACCCTGAGGTAGCCTTCTCCCTCCCTGGCCGCCGGCATGTCGAGCATCCTCTCCTGGAGCACTGAGAGAAGGGCGTTGTTTGCCTCGGGGCGGGAGCGGGTGAACTCATCGTAGATCAAGGTAAACCCATACTTGCAGGCTACGGTGAGGCGATTGTCCACCCACCTCCGGCTCATATCCTCCTCGGTCTTCAGGACCGAGTGAATGAAGTTGTCTATCACCTTTCTCATGCGATAGCCGTATTCGCCGCCCACCAGGTCGGAGGTGCTGAACTCCTCGTCCCCATGGATCATCACCACGGGGCGGCCAATCTTGCTGGCTACGTGGAGGGCCAGCGTCGTCTTCCCCGTGCCCGAGGCTCCCCGGAAGTGGATGGGAAAGCCGGCAGCGATGTAAGCCAGCGCCCGGTTCACGATCCCTGCGACGAAGGAGGTCTCCACAAAATTGGGCAGGGGGCGCGGCACCAGTAGGGTATCTACCGCTTCCATTACCATATAACCCACCTCTCCTTCTGCCTGACAGAAGATTGGACGGCCACGAATGGCAAAAAGTCACTACGACAGAGGGGCTGCCCGGCGTTGCCACCCACTCTATTTGGCTTCTGTTTGCCCCCGTGCCGTGGCTTCGGAACCCCTCCCCACGCTATATAGCGAAGTAGAGGAGATCTCGCTTTTCGACCTTGTTTTCGTCCATCAGAACCTTGACTACCCTGGCCATCTGGATGCGGGGCAGACCAAATTCCTGCTCAAGCTCGGCCAGCCTGGTGCCGTCAGGATGACTCGCTAGGTACTCGAAGACCCGGTCGCGGAGGGAGGCAAACTCCGGGGTCACCTCCACTGCTGGCTTTGGTGGCTTCATCTCGACCACTGCTGCCCCTCGTTTGGAGCACATCGTGGCAGTCAGTTTCTGCCATTCCTCCCGGGCCTCCGTGTGAGCGGCGGCGACCTCCCTCATCCAGGCATCGACTCGGGACTTTCGCTGCGCCTCGGTTTTGGTCAGGTCAGCGCGTCCCCTGGCCAGTTCGGTCCGCTGGCGGCGGGCCATAGCCTGATGGTCGGCGGCGACCTCCTTCATCCAGGCACCGACCGCAGACTTTCGCCGCGCCTCGGTTTTGGTCAGGTCGGCGCGTCCCCTGGCCAGTTCGGCCCGCTGGCGGCGGGCCATGGCCTGATGGTCGGCGGCAACCTCCCTCATCCAGGCGCCGACCGCGGGCTTTCGCCGCGCCTCGTTTTTGGTCAGGTCAGCGCGTCCCCTGGCCAGGTCGGCCCGCTGCTGGCGGGCCATGGCTTGGTGGGCCCGGTCCAACTCGTGGAGCAGAGCCTGAGCTGCTCGTCGCTGGGCAGTGACCTCCTCACGAAGCGACGCGATCCCCTCCACTCTTGCCTCATAGGAGCCAATGATCTCTTGGGCCAGGCTGTGCATCTCTTCCCGCGTTGGCATCTCGTTTTCCTCCTTTTTCTGCGCTTTGGGGTGGCCACACCGAATGGATACCCCACCAGCATCTTCTCAGGACGCTCTTTTTCAATCAGCCCGACAAGGGGAGCCCAGGCTGCGCATGTCGGGCTTCGGCGTGGCCACCCCGAGGCGCTTTAAGTGATATTGCTCTAGGCTGCGGCCGCTGTCAGCCCCACGGCCTCAGCATACTTCAAGAAGGTATCCACGCCAGCCACTACCGCCCTGGCCTCGAGGGCCAGGATCTCGATTCCCACCAGGCTGACGCGTACCCAGGCATCTACCACTACCCCTTTGTCCAGAATCCGGTCAACGACTTCGGCCAGACTGGACGATGCGATCGCTTTCTCGACAGCCATTTGATCACCCCCTATTTTGCTGGTTATGTATCAAAGGCGATGGGGAAGGGCCCCCCTTTTCTCCACACCGCCTGCTGACACCATCACAGGTCTTATGAATTCCTGCGCTCCCTAGGCGACTTGTCTTGCAATTTCAGCCTGCCTTTGCTATACTAAATTATACTTCTCAGGGCGCCCTTGGTGACAACCCCCCTTCAGGTATATCTTCAAACGGGTGGGGGTAACCTAACGGGTTAACCCAAGTGTGCTTGGCAGAAGCTCTGAGAGGGTTCAATGTTCCGTAGGCACCAAACCGGTTTGGTCGCCGCAGACTCCTTAGAGTCTCGATTGAAAGCAATTGTGAAGCGAGCGGCAAAGGAGACTGGTGCGTCCTACGCCTGCCTGCTAGTTTGCGATCAAGCCACCTCTGAGCTCCGCAATGTTGCCTCATACGGGCGGGGAAAAGCATGGGAAGATCTTGTGCCTATTGCGCGTTGGGTGCTGTCCAGGGCTGAGCCCCTGGTTTTGCCGGGGGCGGCAGATGCCCAAAAAGTCGTGGGCTGCAGCCTAAACAATGATGTGATTCCCCTGATTTGTGTCCCGCTAAAAAGCGATGCAACCCCTCGAGGCGTTCTTATCGTCGGTTCGCTCCATGGGGCTGGCGAGGTCTCCCCAAGGGAGGCCGAGGAACTCTCTCGTTGGCTGCCATTCCTTGAAGCCCTGGGGGAGCTGGCTGCTGTACTCCTCGAAAACGCCGCCCTTCAGGGAGGCCTCCTCCACAAAGAGGAGCAGGTGCGAGACCTCATCAGGGATACCCTTAGCGCTCAGGAGGCAGAACGGGAGCGCATTTGTCTCGAGGTTCACGATGGGGTGGCCCAGACCTTGGTTTCTATCTTCCAGTGCCTTCAGATCCTGGAGGCCTCTGTGCCTGAGGGCAGCCCCGCCAGGCAACTGCTTTCTGGGGCAATCACCCTGGTAAAACAGGCCATCCGGGAGTCGCGAGAGATCATCAATAGCCTCCAGCCGGCGATCCTGGAAAGCATCGGACTTGTGGCCACGCTGCGCCAGGAGATGCGGCAACTCGCGCAGGAAACAGGATTGGTGGTGGACTTCCGGGCCGATCCGATCAGGTTTCCCACGGACATCGAGATGGGGTTGTATCGCATCATCCACGAGGCGGTCACTAATATAAGAAAACATGCCAGTGCCGATCGCCTCCGCGTGACGATAACCTGCGCAGGTGACCAGGTGAAGGTTGAGGTACGGGATTGGGGCATTGGGTTTGACTACAACCCCCAGGATACGTCGAGAAGGCGGGGCACGGGGCTGCTCAGTATGCGCAAGCGGGCGGAACTTTTGCAAGGAGTTTGTGACATTCAGAGTACCCCCGGTGAGGGAACTGCGGTACGCGTAGAGGTACCCCTCAGCGGCGAGAGGATGGGAAAGCTTCGTGAGGCCAGCCCAGGCGGGGGGGGGGGCAGAGGGTATCCCTGACGAGCCTGGGCAACAGGGACAGGATTAGGGAGAGTTAAAAATGGACAAGATAAGGGTGCTTTTAGTAGACGACCACCCGGTGGTGCGCGAGGGTCTGCGCACCATGCTGGGCATCGTCCCAGACATCGAGGTGGTGGCCGAAGCAGGCGACGGCTTGGAGGCTATGGACAAGGCCAAGGAGTACCAGCCGCACGTGGTCCTGATGGACCTGCGTATGCCCGGACTGGATGGGCTGGAATCTACCCGGCGCCTCAAAGGTCAACTTCCCTCTACCTCAGTGATCATGCTCACCATCTACGACAACGACTCCCTTGTGGTGGAAGCGATAAGAGCTGGTGCCGGCGGCTACCTGATCAAGGACGCTTCAAGAGACCTCCTGATCCACACCATCCGGGCAGTGCACAGCGGTGGACTGCTGATCAAGACCAGCCTGCTGCGCGAGGCCATAATGACCCTGGCCGACGCAGCTGGTGACCAGCTGAAGGAGCAACCAGCAGGCAATAAGACACTGGACGAGCTCACGCCCCGCGAGCGTGACGTGCTCCGGCTGGTAGTTCAGGGACAAACCAACAAAGAGATCGGGCGGGCACTTTACATCAGCGAGGACACGGCCAAGAAGCATGTCCAGACCATCCTGTTAAAGCTGGGTGTCTCTGATAGGACTCAGGCGGCGGTCAAAGCCGTGCGCGCTGGCCTCATCGGGTACCTCCCGGACAAGGATAAGCGCTACAGGTAGAACTGAGTAGGGTAACCAGTACAGCGGGCCGTATAGTCGGGCCGCAGGCCACGACTATAGGTCTACGTATGGTTCTTTCCGGCTTCTCCTACCCCTCCTATCCTCGTCCTATCAAAACATGGGGGAATAAAAATGGCTATTGACATCCCGACTAAAACACCTATAATCGGGGTAGCATTCGGCACCGCCTACCTCGTCGCATTTCGGTCTAATAAAGTAGCAGGGTAGGCATCAGGTCATCGCCTTTGGAGGTAGTGGGGTGATCGGGGTCAAGATAGCCATGGCCATCATCCTCTTCGGCGCCGGTCTGGCCTCTTTCATGGCCGGAATCATCATGATTTTGGCCAGAGAATACCAGGACACCCTGCGGACTGTTTCCAGTCACTCAGCGAAGATAAGCGGCAAGGCGATCACCGATGAAGGGGTAGCCCCGACAATCGAGGCCGCCGCACGCCTGGTGGATGCGGTCACGCGACTTATCCAAACGGCCATTGGCGTTGGTGCCTTTCTCTGTCTGATCGGTCTAGCAGTATGCGTCATTGCCTTTTGGATGCTCTCCGGGTCGTAAATCGACCAGGTCATAGCTGCGTTTTGACCGGCTTCCACTGAAGGGAAAGTGCCGTGAATGGTCCTGGGCAAGGTAAGTCTGAGCGAGATCGTCCCCGCAACCCTTCGGGTGAAGGTGAAATTGAGCCCTCTTTCCTGTACCGTTACCTGCAAGCGGTCAAGAACGATACTGATCATCTGACTGCCTGTCAATATTACCTGCCGCTAAAGGTCATTTCCCCCAATGGCGAACACCTGACTGGTGAAGGCCCGACAGAAGGGGCGTTATCGGAGCTGAACACCCGTCCGACGGGCGTTTCCCTGCCCGAATCTGGGGGAGACGTGGTGCCACTCCTCAACGATTATGCAAGATTGCTTATCCTCGGCGATCCAGGCGCTGGGAAGACAACCCTGCTTCATTATTTGGCCCATTATTATGCTGAACAAGCCCTCGCCTCGGGGATAGGCATCTCTGCTGAAAGCAAAATTCATCCTGACAAGCCGATCCCTATCTTTGTGCCCCTCTCCTTTTTCCATGAGGGCAGGGTCGAGGATCTCCTCCTGAACGCTTTGAAGCGCTATAATTTGCCTGATGTTTCTCATCTCCATCTTAGATCGCTGCTCAGGATTGAGCCCCTGCTCTTCCTGTTCGATGGGCTTAGTGAGATTCCAGCTCATTACCAGCTGGAGGGGGCCACTCTACTGGCCAGGTTCCTGATCAAGAAACATCCCCATCATCGCTACGTTATCACTTGTCGCCTGCACGACTCCCCTACCTTACGATCAGTATTCAGTGAGGCAAAGGTCGGAACAATTGCCCCTCTATCCGATTCTGAGATGGACATCTATTTACAGAAACGCTTAGGTCAGCAGCGAGGCGAAGCTGTCTCGAGGATCGTCGCTGCTGATCCGAGCCTGCGCGAGATGGGACGCAATCCACTCATACTCAATGAACTGGCCAGGGTGGCTCTGGAGGGCGAGCCATCCCTGGCAAAGAACCGTAGCGCCGGCCTTCAGCAGGTGGCCCGTAGTTTGCTTCAATGGGCAAATGCGAAGGTGGCTGAGGAGGATCGTCTTGACCTCTCCTTAGGTGAGACCGTTCTGGCCAGGCTGGCCTTCGTGATGCAACAGGCAGAAGCACACAGTTTAGAGCGCGGGGAGGGCCAAAAGATAGCCCGGCAGATTGTCGTTGAACACATCTCCGGTCAGCGCCTGAATTGGATCGTTCGTCAGGTGATGGAGTCCTTGCTGAATAGCGGTTTGCTCCGACTATCACGAGATTGGGATAGCCTGGAATTTAAGCATGACCTATTGCGTGAAGTATTTGCAGCCATAGAGCTGCGGGAGAGATTTGCCCGGGGCGAGGATTTGGGCCGTTATGTGACTGAGGAGATGGCCCGCCAGAGGTGGCTCGGGCCATTGGTGCTTGCTTATGGACTTGTCACGGATCGCTGGTCTTTTCTAAATGCCGTTGTAGGCGATGGTGATTCGTACCCCCGTGTCCTGCTGGCTGTCAGGTGCGTGGTGCAAAATGAGCCGAAGGAGTCGCGGCGGCAAGCATTACAGTATGATCCCACCAATGCGGCGATACATTATAACCTGGGGGTAGCGTTCAAGGAATTAGGGTATTATGAGGATGCAGCTGCCGAGTTGATGCAGGCGGTGAAGTCGAAGCCAGATAGGGCCGACATACATAACGAATTGGGCGATGTATATAACTTGCAGGGTAAGCATGAACAGGCCCTGGCTGAGTACCGTGAAGCGGTGAGGCTTGAGCCTCACGAAGCCACCTACCGACGTAATGTCGGGGTCATCTATGGGCGGTTGCAGCGGTCGGAGGAGGCAGTGGCTGAGCTGGAGCAGGCGGTAGCCCTCTTCAGACAAAGCAGTGCTGATGCCCATGAGCAATTGGGGCTGATCTATGAGTCGCGTAATCGCAACGAGGACGCGCTTCTTCAGTACCGGGCCGCGGCCGAATTGGTGCCTGAGGAAGCCATTTATCATTACCGTGTCGGGGTTACTTGCAGACGACTGGGGCGATATGAGCAGGCAGCCGAGTCTCTACGACAGGCGGTGACCTTACGCCCGAACTTTGCCGAATCTCACCACGAGCTCGGCATGGTCTATGAACTACAGGGATGGCATAGCGAGGCTTTGACCGAGTACCGACGAGCGGCCGAACTGGAACCGGGGAAGGCGATGCACTTCCTGGCCATCGGCTCTATGTTAAAACGCTTGGGGCGGTATCAGGAGGCCATCGCTACACTACGGCACGCCCTTGAATTGGAAGCGAGTGCGGAGATTCATAACGAGATCGGTGGTATCTTCACCGTTCTGGGCGAGCACAGTAAAGCCTGGCAGTCTTATAAGAAGGCCTGCGATTTGGCTCCTACAGAAGCCCTGTATAGACGCAATGCCGCTATGGCCGCTGCTTCGCTTGGTCGTTACAACGAAGCCGCCACCGAGATTGAGATGGCTGTCGGTTTGAGGCCAGACTATGCGCCCTGGCGTGCCGAGATGGGCGATGTATATTTACAACAGGGGCGGGCCGAAGAGGCTTTGCAGGAATACCGGCGGGCCATCGAACTGGAGCCTGAGGATGCTCTTTATCAGCATAAGGCTGGAGTAGGCTATGCCGCCTTACGGCGCTATGAGGAGGCTAGCGCTCTCCTGAAGAAGGCGTTGGCTCTGGAGCCGAATCGGGCTGAAAGCTATAATGAGCTGGGCAGGGTCTACGAGGCTCAAGGACTATTTGAAGAAGCGCTGGCCGAATTTCGACGGGCTGTCGAGATGTCCCCCCATGAGGCCCGCTATCACCGAGACATTGGTGTCCTCTATCGCAAGTTGCAGCGCTTTGATGCCGAAGTCGAAGCCCTGCAGCGGGCTGCTGCCCTGCGACCCGATTACGGTGATATTCACAACGAACTTGGTAACGTCTATGAGCGACAAGGACTATACAAAGAGGCCTTATCGGAATATCAGCGGGCTATCCAGTTGGCCCCGCGGGAGGCCCTCTATCGGCGTAACGCCGCACACGTGTGCAAGCATGTGAAGCGCTATGGCGAAGCGCTCAGCCACTTAGAGGAGGCTATCAAGTTATCGCCTGATTTAGCCGATGCTCACTATCTATTAGGGACCCTTTATGAGCGTGAGAACCGCAATGATGAGGCCATCGCCGAGTATAGACAGGCAGTTCGTCTCGATCCCGGCGTGGCCGATTACCATCAGGGCTATGGTGTCATGTGTCGACGATCGGGCCGCTTAAATGAGGCGGCGGCCGAGCTTGAGCGGGCCCTCACCTTAGATCCCAACAATGCCGACATTCATAACGAACTGGGCATCGTCTACGCCATGCAAGGGCGTCATGATGAAGCAGTGAAGCACTACCAGCGAGCCCTGGAATTGGCCCCAAATCAGGCTGTTTACCGACGCAATGCCAGTCTTGTCTATCGGCAGTTGCGTCTCTATGATCTGGCTGCGGCTGAGATGGAACGGGCTATAGCTGCTGAGCCTGACCGCGCTGATTGGCATAACGAGCTGGGCACCATCTATGAATTGCAATCACGCCTTGAAGAGGCGCTCCAACAATATGAAGAGGCCGGGCGGTTGGATGCGCAAGAGGCAGCCTATCAACGTAATATCGGTGCGGTGAACATCAAGCTGGGTCGTCTTTCGGAGGCGGCCGCAGCTTTGCAGAAAGCCATCGGTCTAAGAGCGGATTATGCTCAATCTGAGAACGAGCTGGGGGTCGTATATAACCTGCTCGATCGCCACGAGGAGGCTCTGTTTCATTATAAACGGGCCGCAGAAATGCAGCCGACGGAGGCATCCTACCACCGTGACCTGGGGCTTACCTACGCTGAACTAGGGCGCTTGAGTGAGGGCATCGCTGAATTGCAGCGTGCCTTGGAGCTGAATCCTGAGCAAGCCCAATGGCGAAACGAGCTAGGAGAGGCCCTATTCCGTTTGGAGGACTATGGCGAAGCATTAGGCCAATATTTGAAGGCCGTAGACCTTGCCCAAGATGTGCCTCTTTATCATCGTAACGCTGGCTTAGCCTTGGCCAAGCTCGGTCGTTATCGAGAAGCGGCAAATGAGCTGGAGGAGGCCATACGTCTAGAACCGGGACGGGCTGACTGGCGAAACGAACTGGGTGAGATCTGCAAGCAGCAGGGGTGGTTTGAGGAGGCTCTTATCGAATATCAAGCAGCTGTGGAGCTAGCGCCCAGGGAGGCAACCTATCGCCGGAATGCCGGCGTCATACAGCGGAGAATGGGGCAGTTAGCCGCAGCCGCTAGTCAGTTAATGGAAGCCGTGCGCCTTAAGCCTGATTACGCCGATGCTCACTATGAATTGGGTCTGGTCTACGAAGCGATGAAGCGTCCACAGGAGGCCTTTGATGCCTATTACCGCGCGGTCAGCCTCTCGCCTGATTGTGGGACCTATCGGCGTGCCCTGGCCATGGTACACACCCAGATGGGGCGCCATACTGAAGCGATCAAGGAGATGCAGGAGGCTCTGCGCTTCCAACCAGATACTTCCGCTTGGCACGGTGAACTGGGGGCTATTTTCCAGACCCAAGGGCAGCTGGAACAATCATTGACCGAATACCTGAAGGCCAGCGAGCTGGAGCCACTGAACGCTCATTATCACCGTTGTGCCGGTGTTGTTTACCGCGAGCTAGGACGCTATAGCGAGGCGGCCGCGGAGCTGCAAAGAGCGATCGATCTGCAACCAGATGATGCCGCTGCTCATTGTGAACTGGCCATCCTCTACGAGAAGGAGGGGCAGACGCACGAAGCGCTGGTCGAATATAAACAGGCAGCTCAGCTGGAACCGAAGAGGGCGCACTATCAGCATGTCCTAGGACTGGCTGAGGGGCGCCTGGGGCATTTGAATGAAGCTGCTCAATATCTGGAGGAAGCCATCAGTCTTGAACCCACCCATGCCGCCTGGTATGAAGATTTGGGCCACGTTTACCAGCAGGTGGGTCGCCAGCGCGCCGCTTTAGACGCCTATCGCAAGGCGGCCGAGCTGGATTTGGCTAACGCTGAATATCGTTACCGCATTGGTGCTCTCTACGCCCAGATGAAGAAGGAAGGCGAAGCAGCAGCGGAGCTGGAGGAAGCGGTTGCCCGTCGCCCAGACTTTGCTGAGGCCCACCATGAGCTGGGTCTCGTCTACCAGCAACAGGGGAGAAAAGAGACGGCGTTAAGGGAGTTGACCCGCGCTGTTACGCTTCAGCCCGGCGTGGCCATCTTCCATCACGA encodes:
- the gvpN gene encoding gas vesicle protein GvpN — encoded protein: MVMEAVDTLLVPRPLPNFVETSFVAGIVNRALAYIAAGFPIHFRGASGTGKTTLALHVASKIGRPVVMIHGDEEFSTSDLVGGEYGYRMRKVIDNFIHSVLKTEEDMSRRWVDNRLTVACKYGFTLIYDEFTRSRPEANNALLSVLQERMLDMPAAREGEGYLRVHPDFTAIFTSNPEEYAGVYRSQDALRDRMVTLDLDHFDEETEVAITEAKSGLARSEAERIVRIVRGLREAGVCEFAPTIRGCIMVAKALKVLDGSVDAHN
- the gvpA gene encoding gas vesicle structural protein GvpA (There are 14 genes on the gvp gene cluster in halophilic archaea. The product of gvpA is a structural component of gas vesicles, which provide buoyancy to cells and promote flotation. It has been reported that the products of gvpAO and gvpFGJKLM represent the minimal set required for gas vesicle formation in halophilic archaea.), which codes for MAVEKAIASSSLAEVVDRILDKGVVVDAWVRVSLVGIEILALEARAVVAGVDTFLKYAEAVGLTAAAA
- a CDS encoding GAF domain-containing sensor histidine kinase; protein product: MKAIVKRAAKETGASYACLLVCDQATSELRNVASYGRGKAWEDLVPIARWVLSRAEPLVLPGAADAQKVVGCSLNNDVIPLICVPLKSDATPRGVLIVGSLHGAGEVSPREAEELSRWLPFLEALGELAAVLLENAALQGGLLHKEEQVRDLIRDTLSAQEAERERICLEVHDGVAQTLVSIFQCLQILEASVPEGSPARQLLSGAITLVKQAIRESREIINSLQPAILESIGLVATLRQEMRQLAQETGLVVDFRADPIRFPTDIEMGLYRIIHEAVTNIRKHASADRLRVTITCAGDQVKVEVRDWGIGFDYNPQDTSRRRGTGLLSMRKRAELLQGVCDIQSTPGEGTAVRVEVPLSGERMGKLREASPGGGGGRGYP
- a CDS encoding response regulator transcription factor, whose amino-acid sequence is MDKIRVLLVDDHPVVREGLRTMLGIVPDIEVVAEAGDGLEAMDKAKEYQPHVVLMDLRMPGLDGLESTRRLKGQLPSTSVIMLTIYDNDSLVVEAIRAGAGGYLIKDASRDLLIHTIRAVHSGGLLIKTSLLREAIMTLADAAGDQLKEQPAGNKTLDELTPRERDVLRLVVQGQTNKEIGRALYISEDTAKKHVQTILLKLGVSDRTQAAVKAVRAGLIGYLPDKDKRYR
- a CDS encoding tetratricopeptide repeat protein codes for the protein MNGPGQGKSERDRPRNPSGEGEIEPSFLYRYLQAVKNDTDHLTACQYYLPLKVISPNGEHLTGEGPTEGALSELNTRPTGVSLPESGGDVVPLLNDYARLLILGDPGAGKTTLLHYLAHYYAEQALASGIGISAESKIHPDKPIPIFVPLSFFHEGRVEDLLLNALKRYNLPDVSHLHLRSLLRIEPLLFLFDGLSEIPAHYQLEGATLLARFLIKKHPHHRYVITCRLHDSPTLRSVFSEAKVGTIAPLSDSEMDIYLQKRLGQQRGEAVSRIVAADPSLREMGRNPLILNELARVALEGEPSLAKNRSAGLQQVARSLLQWANAKVAEEDRLDLSLGETVLARLAFVMQQAEAHSLERGEGQKIARQIVVEHISGQRLNWIVRQVMESLLNSGLLRLSRDWDSLEFKHDLLREVFAAIELRERFARGEDLGRYVTEEMARQRWLGPLVLAYGLVTDRWSFLNAVVGDGDSYPRVLLAVRCVVQNEPKESRRQALQYDPTNAAIHYNLGVAFKELGYYEDAAAELMQAVKSKPDRADIHNELGDVYNLQGKHEQALAEYREAVRLEPHEATYRRNVGVIYGRLQRSEEAVAELEQAVALFRQSSADAHEQLGLIYESRNRNEDALLQYRAAAELVPEEAIYHYRVGVTCRRLGRYEQAAESLRQAVTLRPNFAESHHELGMVYELQGWHSEALTEYRRAAELEPGKAMHFLAIGSMLKRLGRYQEAIATLRHALELEASAEIHNEIGGIFTVLGEHSKAWQSYKKACDLAPTEALYRRNAAMAAASLGRYNEAATEIEMAVGLRPDYAPWRAEMGDVYLQQGRAEEALQEYRRAIELEPEDALYQHKAGVGYAALRRYEEASALLKKALALEPNRAESYNELGRVYEAQGLFEEALAEFRRAVEMSPHEARYHRDIGVLYRKLQRFDAEVEALQRAAALRPDYGDIHNELGNVYERQGLYKEALSEYQRAIQLAPREALYRRNAAHVCKHVKRYGEALSHLEEAIKLSPDLADAHYLLGTLYERENRNDEAIAEYRQAVRLDPGVADYHQGYGVMCRRSGRLNEAAAELERALTLDPNNADIHNELGIVYAMQGRHDEAVKHYQRALELAPNQAVYRRNASLVYRQLRLYDLAAAEMERAIAAEPDRADWHNELGTIYELQSRLEEALQQYEEAGRLDAQEAAYQRNIGAVNIKLGRLSEAAAALQKAIGLRADYAQSENELGVVYNLLDRHEEALFHYKRAAEMQPTEASYHRDLGLTYAELGRLSEGIAELQRALELNPEQAQWRNELGEALFRLEDYGEALGQYLKAVDLAQDVPLYHRNAGLALAKLGRYREAANELEEAIRLEPGRADWRNELGEICKQQGWFEEALIEYQAAVELAPREATYRRNAGVIQRRMGQLAAAASQLMEAVRLKPDYADAHYELGLVYEAMKRPQEAFDAYYRAVSLSPDCGTYRRALAMVHTQMGRHTEAIKEMQEALRFQPDTSAWHGELGAIFQTQGQLEQSLTEYLKASELEPLNAHYHRCAGVVYRELGRYSEAAAELQRAIDLQPDDAAAHCELAILYEKEGQTHEALVEYKQAAQLEPKRAHYQHVLGLAEGRLGHLNEAAQYLEEAISLEPTHAAWYEDLGHVYQQVGRQRAALDAYRKAAELDLANAEYRYRIGALYAQMKKEGEAAAELEEAVARRPDFAEAHHELGLVYQQQGRKETALRELTRAVTLQPGVAIFHHDLALLCQHMGRYDEAEREMEEAINLAPLHAAWHNELGMIYQKQGRLRAALEAFHKASNLDPKNPAYHCNAAAVSRQLGRYDEAMVAIQQSIAAAPQHAAAYQELGDVHLAQGHYDEALAYYRKAIELQAEEPEYYQRCGIALSRMGRHDEALAALQRALELDPSRAATHYEIGSICAQTGRLDMALTAQQRAIQLSPDTAAYHRGLGVTYALAARYEEAAAELEEALRLDPNQAELHNELGAVYESQQRYKEALAAYRRATELAPHVALYHRNAGVVHRLLRQQEQSLGELRIFAGRWSTSFVDAAAELEEAIRLDPNYADAHSELGLVYQLGGRAEEALREHMRAVELDPTRAAYHLKLGVMYKHTEKLEEAERELKEAVRLSADYAEAHNELGTVLELQGRYREALLEYERAVQLRSDRAVYHYNLGALYARLQQYEEAVKSLEQAVGLDPRYAEWHNTLGSVYQHQEQYVEALVQYRRAAEIQPKIATYHRNIGTVCALLGRTEEAAGALEQAIGLEPTIASWYNELGNVYHELGYHERALHAHAKAKELEPDKAIYYYDTGLVLKSLGEMEEALSEFSEALSLNPTLHQAYNQLGEIYEHQGRYEDALVAFKQAVDLAPDMALYCRNLGVSYRRLSRPDEAAAELEEALRLAPDHAGVHYELGIVYELQGRYESALQAYRKAAEIDPENATYHHKTGILYRELQRYNAAAEELEKAITLRQDVAEWYNDLGMVYEAQERYVEALHEYEQAIRLNMDEATYHRNAGVILKQLKRYDEAIVALQKAVKLKPDYADAYRQLTAVTALSLITRGLKKH